In Pirellula sp. SH-Sr6A, the DNA window CTGCATGTTCAATCGCCCCGTGGCCGCGCAGTGGAGCCAGCGATCGCAGGTGAGTGCGAATTCAGCCTTTTCTTCCGCCGAAAGTTCGGAGCGTTGCGCGATCAAATTCAATTGCTCCACGGCACCCCATTGAAGGATAGTGCTCTCGGTGAGACGGATCCCCAGTCGCGTGAGCTGACGGCCAGTGAGTTCTTCTCGCTCCATCTGGCCGGCAACGTCATCCAGTTTGGAAATGATCGACTGCCGATCCCCTTGGCTCAGAAGGGATTGTTCCACCCAAGGTATCAATTGCTCGCGAACCGAGCGGGCAGCCGCCTTTCCTTGATTCCCCATCAACATGATCGACATGTAGACGAAGAATATGCTCACGCCGACCAACAAGAAAATCCCGAGGACCACGCAGGCTGGTCCGAGAGATACATCTTTGGTTCCCTCTTCCGAAGGCATGGATGCTTTGGCCATAGTCCGGCTTATTCCTCGAATGCAATGGAGAGGACTTCGTATTTGAGAGTACCCCTCGGAGCTTGAATCTCGACCGTTTCGCCGACCTTTTTGCCCATCAGGGCAACGCCGAAAGGACTGCTCGAGAGAATCTTCCCGTTCTCATAGTCTTCGTCGCCGGCGCCAACGAGCGTGTAGACCTCTTCATCGCCCCACGAGTCCTTTAATTTCACTGTCGCTCCAAAAGCGACTTGATCCTTTGGCAAAGCACTTGTGTCGACGATGTGCGCGCGACTCAGCTTGGATTTGAGAGCATTGATCTTTGCCTGCAGCATTCCTTGGTTCTCTCGCTGCGCGTGATATTCCGCGTTTTCCTTGAGATCCCCCTCGGCTCGCGCATCGGCAATCTTCTCCGCAATCAGCGGCATTTCGACCGTTTCCAGCCTCTCAATCTCTGCCTTGATCCGGTTGTATCCATCCCGAGTCATCGACACGAATTCAGTCATCTCTCTCTTCTCCTTCAACGCAAAAAAAGATGCGACTTAACTCCCTGTCGGGAAAAAAGTCGCATCAGATCGGTTGGTTATTGTAATCGTTTGGCGCCGGCCTAGCCGCAAGCATCATTCTCGACCTACACAAAAAGTCAAGCCCTGAGAAGGTTTCTCGCCATCCCGGAGAATGGCTGACTAACGATTTTTCGGAATGAATAAGCTGGTATTCCGATATACTTGGGATCTATCGAGGGAGCGCGTGGCACCCGAGATCACACAAATCCACTCTTTCCAATCAGTCCTATGCCGATCTCGATTCGCAAAGGGAAAGCGTTGGAGTCGCTCAACCTGACTCCGCTGATCGATGTCGTCTTCCTGCTCCTCATCTTCTTTCTCGTCGCAACCCGCTTTGCCCAAGAAGACCGAGAACTGGCCGTCCAACTCCCCTCGGCCGCCAATGCGCTACCGATGACCCTGGAACCTAACGAGTTGGTCGTTCACGTGGATCGTCAAGGAATTTACACCGTCAATGGAAAGACCTTGAACCTGCGGGAGCTTGAAGTTGTTTTGCGACAATCGGTCGCGGACAACCCGATCGGACAAGTGGTTATCATTCGCGCGGACAAATCCGCGGAGGTGCAAACGGTGGTTTACGTCATGGACTTGTGCACCAAGCTCTGTGTCCCAAAATACAAAATCGCCACGGAGCCGGAACCAGAACCATGAGCTCCCGATCTGCCAACAATCCGACCAGCCTACTCCTGCTCGATACGGCCTACTTCTTGCTCGGTGGGTTGGTACTGTACCTTGTTCTGACGCTCCTGCCATTCGATGATCCCAATCCCCTTCGCAATGCTTGGACGTACATTCTCGGGGTTCCGACAGCATTGATCGGCCTCTCCATGCTTACCCATGTCCTCTCCAATGAGATCGTCGAACGATCGCTGCAAATCGGACTCTTAGCGAGCGTTGCACTTCACCTTGCACTGCTCCTTTCCGCCCGTCATTGGATCCTCTTTTCCGGCTGGGGATCCCCCGATTCCATGGTTCAGCAGACGACCGTTCGCAACCAAGTGCAACGTACTCCGGTGACTTACGAACCTACCCCACCATCCGAACCTGCAGATAGACCCGACTATCTTAAACCGATTCCATTGGAACCGCCGCCGCTCGAACCGGTCCCCGCTGAAAAACAACAGACGGTCGAACATGCCGAAGTCAGCCTGGCTGTCCCGCAAGAGGCACCGGAAAGCCGTATCGCCGAACGAACCTTCTCCGTCGAAAGAAAGCGTGAAAGCGCCGCGGAACCTACACTCGCTTCGCAAGCTCGCGATTGGGAACGTCCCGAAAATATCCCCCAGTCCACTCTCAACACCGAAACCATCGAAGTCCCGGAACTCCGCCCCATCGAGCCCTTGACTGAGCAAATCGTTGCACCGAAGCAGATCGAAACGTCACCAACGCAAATCTCTGGGGCAACACCCCTCGCTCCAGCCCCAGATCCCACCTCGATCGAGAATCGCACACCCTCTATCGCCAAGCCACCGACATTGTCGCCCCGCAGTTCGCAGTCCGTGGAAAGAGAAATCTCAGAGAGTATGCAGCGTCTGGAGACGACCGAGGTGCTCCAATCCAGCCCCGTCAGAATGGGGACCAACGCCTCCACCCCCTTGGCATCGTCGGTTCCCGTACCCGATGTCCCATCTCCCTCGAGCCCACCGATCGGCCCAATCGATGCCACAGCTCCTCGCGATACGGGACTTCGATCTCCGCGTGCGAATCGACCTGGTGGAGAGACCGCCGTTTCTCCCGCCCCCGGACTACCCCTCGATGCGCCTCCCCAACCTGCATCGAGCTCGGATTTGGCGAGAAGGAGCCAACCTCCCTTGGCGGGACTGCAGGCTCCCGCCTTTCGCATTTCGGAATTGCCCTCGCTCGTACCCGCAGGAGACTCCTCGCTCCCATGGAAACGCCCGGACCCGGGCGGTCCTCGCATCGCCGCTTCCAGTGTCCCGGTTCCAACTCCTGCCTTCTCGCAGCGGATCCAGCGCATTCGCGAGCGAGAAACCCAAGCCTCTCAAAGCCTCGGCCCCTTGGCTCCTCAAACCGAACTCGCCATCGAACGAGGACTTGAGTTTCTAGCCGAACATCAAAGGACCGACGGCTCTTGGCATTTAGAAGACTTTGACCAGCCCGTTCGCATGCGAAGCACCACTGCCGCCACCGCGCTGTCACTGCTGGCCTTTCAAGGGGCAGGCTACACCCATCGGCAATTCAAATACGAACGGGTCTGCAAAGGTGCCATCGACTCGCTCCTCGCAGGCCAACAACCCAATGGGGATCTGTATCGTCGCGAGGACGAAGTCTCCGACGCGAACGCGTGGCTCTACAGCCACGCGATGGCAAGTCTGGCTCTGTGCGAAGCATACGGAATGACGCAGGACGAATCGATCCGGTCCGGTGCGCAAGCCGCCATAGACTTTCTCGTCGAAAGCCAAGATCCCGACGGGGGAGGATGGCGCTACACACCCAAGATCGGATCGGATACCAGCGTGACCGGCTGGGTGATGATGGCGTTTCAAAGCGCGGAACTGGCGGGTCTCTCCGTACCCAAAGAAGCCTACCAAGGAATCGAACGATGGTTGGAGAATTCGCAAATGCGAGAAGCTCCTTACTTATATCGATACAACTGGCAAGCCAACACGCCGAGCACCCAACACGGCCGCATCCCCACCCCTGCCATGACGAGCGTCGGTCTCCTCATGCGTCTCTACACCGGCTGGAAGAGAGACCATCCGAACATGCGTCGCGGCACCGATTGGCTTTTGCGATTTCTCCCTGCCGAAGGGACTCCCTCCAATCCGTCTCGCGATACGTACTACTGGTATTACGCCACCCAAGTCATGTTCCATGCGGGTGGAGAAAAGTGGAAGGCGTGGTATAGAGATCTCTATCCCATGTTGATTCGAACCCAGATGCAAGATGGAGAGTGGTCCGGATCCTGGGAACCGCTCGGGCCGATCCCAGACGCTTGGGGCGAATACGGTGGAAGACTGTATGTGACCACCTTAAACCTTCTGTCCCTCGAGGTATACTACCGCCACCTACCCCTGTACGACGCGACGGCTGAGTAACCTGATGATGCACCGACCTAAATCGTTGAAACTGTCCCCCCGACGGAGCTTGGAAATCGAGTGGGACGACGGCGCTGTTCTCGATTACCCGTTTCGGCATCTGCGAGATGCGTGCCCCTGTGCGACGTGCAAGGAAAAAAAGCGAGCGAGCGATGGGAAACCAGCTAATCCTTTGGCGATCCTCGCTCCCAGCGAAACGGTCCCTCTCTCCGTTGCAGAAGTGAGGCCCGTCGGAAATTACGCCTATAACATTGGTTTTTCGGATGGCCACTCATCGGGTCTATTTACAATAGAGTATCTCCGGCAAATCGGTAAACCGATGCCTCCCCCTTGACCCGATATCGGAACGCGATCGCCTCGATGCCACCGTTCAATCTAGCACAATCCAACGCAGGACCATTCGCCGAAGCTGCGGATGAGTTGCTGGTTATGGGTTGGCGAGAATCGGTTTCGCTACCAGAGTTCGGCATCGACAAAATGATCGCCAAATTGGATTCCGGGGCCGTTCTTTCCAGCCTCCACGCGAGCCGAATCGAACGCTTTCGGAAAAAGGGAGAAACCTGGATCCGCTTTCTAACCTGGAGCGATGTTTTCGGAGATCAATCCTCCTATCGCTGCGAAGCTCGTTGGCTAGCGGATCGAACCATCCGTTCGTCAAGCGGCTGCGTCGAACAACGCCCTTCTATCGAAACGATTCTCTACATCGGCGGATTCCAGTGGCCGATCGAAGTAACCCTGTGCGATCGATCGTCGCTGGAATGCAAACTTCTTTTGGGCCGATCCGCGCTCGCCGAGCGATGCTTGATCGATTGCTCTCGCCAGCATCTATACAGCAGACCCTGACCTTCCCTCACAAATCTAGATGAGGACGGCGCACGCGCCTCGTTGTGAGATGGCCCCCACTCGCGAAACCTAGGCTCGCGAAACCTAAGCTGTGGTCGGCTCGATCGATGCGGACATGCTGCCGTTCGGGGACGAACTGTGGGGATCGCTCCCATAGGCCTGTATCTGGTCTCGCTTCAGCTCCGCCACTTCCTTGCTCGTGGTGTAGCAAACGGCACGACCTTTCATATCGACCTCTTCAGCAATCTTTAACGCTTCGATCGCAGAATGATGGAACAGACGTTGCATCATTTCGATGACGTAATCGTAAGTGTGAATGGGATCGTCCCACAAAATCACGTTGTATCGTGGCGGCCTCTTGGGCGCAGGCTTTTTCGCAATGGGGCGAACGATTGGTTCAGCGACGGCAGAATCCGATGCAGCCATGGGAATCTCAACAACAAGTCTAGAAGGAGGTTACATTCTCCCCGATCCGAAAGTCGTCAGAATCCGAGCGACCGATCGAGGAGCCCCTATTTTAAGGGGTGCCTAGGGTGTTCTGGCAAGCAGAATTCATTCGAAAAGAAGAATCGCCAAGGAACGATTTCCAAGAGAATCAGCTACGACCCGCAAAACCGGGAAAGTTTCGTCAGCTTGCTCACTCTCCCGAAAACGAACGTTCGACTACGTCTCGAAAAGCCCTTCCTCAGGCAGGACGAGCCCCGGCAAATCGACCTGCACGCGGTTAACCTCCCGGCTCACGCGACGGCAGTGCAAGGACCCCGACGGGGCTGGTGCCAGCGAATCGTGAAGATCGGTTTCCCCCAACACTTTGCCCCGATCGGCCAGCCAAGCCATTACCTCTTCCCCTGTCCACTGCATGGCCGGCATCCGATCATGCACCCTGCGGGTATCGTCGTTTGCAGGAACCGTAATAACCGTCGCACTCGAAACATCACGCTCCGGATGAATGCGGTGATTCGTCGTCCACAATCCCGCCATTCCAAACGGTTTCTCCTCCGGTGCATGAATCCAATACGGGGTCTTCTGCTTACTCTCCGTTGCCTGCCATTCGTAATACCCGTCCGCCAAGATGGTGCATCGATTGGTTTGGACCAAGTTCTTAAACGAACTCTTCTCCAGCAAGGTCTCGCTCCTCGCATTGAACATGCTGTAGGCGCTTTGAAGAGATTCGGCCCAAGCAGGTACCAGCCCCCAGCGCATTGGCTCGATGCAATAGCTCCCGTTCCCTTGCTCTCGAAGAATGAGAATGGACTGCGTCGGAGCGATGTTGTAGCGAGGTGCCCAGCCCGTGACGCGCGACGTGTCGATCAGCTTGCGGAACGATTCCGAGGGAAACAAACTTTCCAGCCAATCAGCGACCGGGGTTTTCAGAGTAAATCGCCCGCACACGGTTGGTCACTCCCCGGAGACTAGCTCCAATCGGCCCCGCGGGGTCGCCCCATTTCAACAAGATGCAAATACTGATCATCGCAGAATCGATCGGTCATCCCCGCCACGTAAGTCGCAATCGTTCGCTCCAACCCCCAAGTAGTCACCCAAGCCTGGAATCGAATTGGCAACCGGTCCGGATGCGACTTGAGCAATCGGAATAACTGATGAATACGCGTAGCAGCCCGTTGCCGAATCTCGGTGAGCTTGGGATGCCGGTACACATGGTCGAAAAGAAACTCCTCCAACTCCTCTTTGTCCGATTCGAACTCGGAGGACATCGAGAGACGAATCCCAAGATCTTGGACACCCGTCGTATCGAGATTCCGAACGTCGTGAAGTGTCTCCAAGGAATTCGTGAGGAAGTCTCGCATCTGCACGTCGAGCAGAGCATGCACCAACATCTGCCGTTTCCACTCGGGAGCCGCGTCCTCGATCGGAGCGATCTGCTTGGCTCTTTGCACCAAACTCAGTCCCGACAATTGCTCCCAACTCAATAGCCCCAATTTGATCGCATCATCGACGTCGTGCGCATCGTAGGCCATGCTGTCGGCGGCATCCACCACCTGCATCTCCAACATAGGAGCTCGCCCGGAATCCTTGTCCGAACGAAACTCCTGCCCTGCTAGTACTTCTCGCGTTAGGTTCAAGCCCGAGTATTCGGTGTATCGCTGCTCCACCTTGGTCACCAACTCGAGCGCAAATCGATTGTGCGAGAATCCGCCAACACTATGCGTGCATTCGTCCAGAGCGTCTTCACCGCAGTGCCCAAACGGTGGGTGCCCGATGTCATGCAACAACGCCATTGCCTCGATGAGGTCTTCATTGAGTTGCAGCGACCGACCGATCGTTCTCGCCAGGGACGAGACTTCGTTGGTGTGCGTCAGTCGCGTACGGTGATAATCCCCCATATCCCCCGTAAAGACCTGCATCTTGCCACTCAGTCGCCGAAAAGCAGCACTGTGGAGAACGCGATCCCGATCTCGTTGGAACGGGCTGCGATACGGGTGCACCTCTTCCGGGAACTCGCGCCCCGCGCTCTGGGCACTGAACATCGCATAAGGCGCTAGAAGCAACCTTTCGCGATGCTGCCAGCTCATCATCGTGTGAGAAGCGTGTACGGTTGTTCGGTTCATGGAAGATTGGTTCCGGTGGATTTTCGTTCTCCTATTTCACCAAAACCACCTTGTGAGCGAAAGTCCAGTCCTCGTGAATTCAATGCGCCAGCGGCTGATTTGTCCAGATAGCTATTTAGCAAATCGTATGGAAAGCTCAGAGCGCACGCCATTAACCGGGACTGTCATTAGTCTCGCGGAGCTTCCCTCAAGTTTGTATTGCAGCGGCGACATGGTAGCCGGGTCCACGCTTACTGGGACAGGCAATTGCCCCAAGTCGCTCGGTAATTGACCTTGGTGAAAGGCCCCATACATCCGAATCCCTTCTAAAGCTTTGATGATCGCGAGATTCTGCTGCAGTCGAATAGACGCCTTTTGAATGCCAATCAACGAAGGAAGCAGCGAGCAAGGCATTCGCGTCCAACGCCCCAGCGGGTGTTTCTTTTGATCTCCCATTCGAGCCTCTACCTGCTCCAAATTTTTCAGACAGTCTGGGGTCGGCGCGTAGAGCCACTTGAAGTACTCGTCTCGCATTCGTTCGTAGTGCAGCTTCATCGCGAGAAAGATCGCTTGCGCGTTCCCATATCGCTCAACTTGCTCCTTCGTCATTCCACATGCATCTACCAGATAGACTCTTGCTGCAGTGTGCTCCGACTCAATCGCTTTCCGGATGGCTCCCTCCCGTTCATCGCGTGACAAGCTCCCGAAAGACGTCTCGCTAACATCGAGCCCGCGGTCTTCAGGTGTTTCGACAGGAAAGTCCTCGGTGTAGGTTGCGAACTGTTGAATCACTCCCTCCCAAAAGGAATCCGGTTTAGGCTCCTCGGTGATGGAGCGCCAAGATTTGAACTGCATCTCGATAAAATTCGCCTCGATACTGATCGACTTACCGAAACTAACCAAGGGGTCTGGCATGGTCGCAATCGCCCAGTAGAGATTCGGGCAATCAGCTCGCTGAACCACATGCAGCGCGTCGGACTGCGCAATGGACGCAATTGCTATCCCCACCACACCCGAAATGATGAAATCGTCTTGACCTAAATGCCGAGCCAAGGCGAACTGCTGCGAAAGAACGCGAATCGCGTCATCCGTTTTTCCTTCAGCGATCGCCAGTCGACAGCGAATGCTTTGGGTACTTGCAAGATCCCGCATCACTTGGATCTCGGGTATCAGATAGCCGATCGGGTTATCGGATTCCTTGATGTTCCTATCCATCTCAAACACCGATCGCATCCTCGCTTCCTCGAGCAGGAATGGCTGGAACGAGAACAATTCGAGATACTTGCGAACTTCCTCCACTGGCAACTCGCTGGGGTCCATTTCCAGATACGAATAGGGGGCGACGTCAGCAAGCTCTTTGCCTTGTTCCTTGGCTTTGATGGCCGCCTCCTTCTGCAAGCGACTCAATTCATCTCTCGCTGCATTTTGCTCGAAAAACCCTGTCGCTTTCAGATAGTAAGTCGCTGCATTTCCGGGCTTTGCATGAAATGCCTCCGGTAGTAACCGAATACGTAACGCAGGAACCGTCTCTGCCATCGGATGCAGGACAAGCGACCGCTTCCGAGTGCTTATGCCACTCTCTGGATCTACCACCGTTTCGTAGTCATCTGCCATGGAGATGGAACCCATCGCAAGACCTGCGGGCATTGCTAAACAACCGAGCAATAGAACACGACGCAAACGTTGTACAAGACTGATTTGAGAACACATGAATGCACCTTCAGTATCAAATAAATAAAACAGTATCGAAACAATAAGCCCTCGATCCCTTGAACAGCCTGAGCTCGCCCCTCGGCTCCCGCCTAGAGTCGCATTTCGCTCCGCGAAATGGCGAACTTGGCCCCCCTCGCCCCGCTTCGGGGAGAGGGGCTGGGGGTGAGGGGTTTCGCCCCCTCTAAGTCGTAGGCTTATCCCACTCGCTCAGAAGCGATTCCCAAGCCTTGGGAGTAAGCGTCTTACGTAAACCAAATGGCTGACTCATCCGCTCGTCGGCTTGAATCGCGGCTTTGGCATTCTCCTCATTGGTCCTATAGGCTTCCTCCACAGGACCTAGCTTCGTCGCCGTCAAAATGCGCAGTTCCAATCCTTCTCGTAGAGACAGCAACTCATCAACAAGTCGCAAATCGGCTCGCCGGATCGAAATCTCTTCCCACCCCTTCTCAAATCGATCGGACTTACCCATCGATTTGGAATCGCTGGTCACAATCGACTCAACCGATGGCAGCGTTCGCATTTTCGGCGTCTCCACTTTGACCGGCATCATCTTCACTGCCATGAACATCGCGGCGGCACCAATCAAAACTCCGGATGACCAACTCAGCCATGCGGACCTCGAGGGCTGATGCACATTAAGCACCGTTTGTTCTACCACTTTCTGATGCGATGCCGGACGATCGCCTGAAGCGTTTTGTATCAACTCCCAATCCAGTTTCGGAGCTCGCGGCTGCAGATGTCGCAATCGCTGAACATCGCTTCCATGCTCGCTATTGAAATCCATATTCATCTCAGGTCTCCTGACGGACTATGAAATCGTTCACGGAACCTCTCCATACTCTTGACGAAATACCGATACGCGGTCGATGTAGAGGTGTCAGTCAATTCGGCGATCTGCTCAAACGTAAGATCCCCCCAGATCTTCGCTGTAACGATCTCGCGTTCCAAAGGGCCTAACTCGCCTATCCATTCGGAAACGCATTGCGCATCCAAGGAAACGCCCGGATCCTCTTCAAACCACGAGTCCCCTGCTAACGCAACCACCGCTTGATGATTGGCTCGCCTTCGGTCGGCCCTGGCCTGGTTCATCGCCTTATTCTTGACAACGCGATACATCCAACCGAGCAGATTGTCGGGTAGCTCCATACGACGCGCCAGGTCGATCAACGCCTCTTGCAACGCATCGTCGGGATTCGAGCAGAACTGGCGAGCATAAAGAACCAATGCGGAGCCATGCTGCTCCACAAAGCTTCGAATCTCTCGCTCCGCATTCCAAGACATGCTTTCCCGTCGACTTGTTCAAGGTGAATCAACCGCCAGGAAAACGGCGGATCGGACACTACACTAACAAGTCACCAGCGAAGAAGACTTATTTCAACAGGCCCCAAAAAAGATCGGAAAGCGAGGAAGCTTGCTTTCCGTCCACAACCAAACAATCCCATCCCTGGCGGGGCGCTGCGCATGAGCGCTACAAAAGAATGCTACGGATGGGCGCAGCCAACGGGCAATGAGTGACCACTACTGGGGAATCGCGGCCAAAACTTCCTTGGCCTCCGCCCGACCGCCGTGCGTTCGACTGATCTTCGAATAAAGGACCTTGCCGTCTTTCCCAATGACAAGTGTCGACGGATAAGACGTTTCGGCCTCCGCCTCCCATCGCAATCCATAGCGAGACGTAAATCCGTAGTCTTGGTCGAGTACAAAATGGAAGTGCCCAGGTAGCTCGGTCTTTCCCAAGAACTCCTTCCCCTTGGATTTAAGATCCTTCACCGCCCCCGGGTACACGAGGACCACGCTAGCTCCACGGCTCTCGAACTCTTTGGAGTGACTGACCAAATCCCCCACTTGCTTGGTGCAGGCTGGGCATTGATAACCGGGATAACCTCGGAGCAAGGCGATGACAACCGGCCCTTTCTTCTGCAGCTCTGCAAGGGACAGTTCTTGACCACTGAGTTCCGTCCATTGGTAATCGGTCGCTTTCTCCCCCACCTTGGGGATAGCTTCCGCACCTGGTTGAACAGCAGCCTTCGCTCCGGACTCTTGAGCTACCACGGTCCCACTTCCGGTGAACAATACGCTGGCCGCTCCCATGAGCACCGCAGAGACGCTACCAAGAGTTGAAGAATTCGAGTTCGATCGTTGCACCTTGGACATGGCTTATTCCTCGCTAGATTACTTCATCGATTCATCGGGACCGGGAAAGGTACGTTGCTTGACTTCCTCGCGATACCGTTCCACGGCCCTCGTCGCTTGGGACCGCAAGTCTGCAAACTGCCGCACGAATTTGGGGACGTAACCGCTGTTCCAGCCAAGCATATCGTTGGTCACGAGCACTTGACCATCGCATCCCTTGCCGGCGCCGATCCCGATCGTTGGGATTGCAATCGATTGGGTGACTTGCTCGGCTAAATCCGCAGGAACGCATTCGATCAGGACGGCGAATGCTCCTGCATCCACCGCCGCTTTGGCGTCCGCCAAAAGCTGCTCCCCATTTCTTTGAACACGATACCCTCCCAATGCGTGAACGCTTTGGGGACGAAGTCCGATGTGGGCGATGGTGGGTATCCCCGCATCGACCATGGCGCGGATCGAGTCGGACTGCTGATGCCCCCCCTCCATCTTCACTCCGTGGCATTGCGTCTTTTTCATGATCTCGGCCGCTACCGATACGGTATGCGTTACTCCCAGTTGACCAACCGGAAAAGGTAAATCGACGATTACCATGGCTCTGCGAGTGGCTCGCGTGACCATCTCGCCGTGATAGATCATTTCTTCCACGGTAACGGGTACGGTGGTCGTTTTTCCTTGGACGACCATTCCGAGGGAGTCACCGACGAGAATGCAATCGATCCCCGATTCGTCCAAAAGCTGCGCGGTGGGAAAATCGTAAGCGGTCAGCATCGTAATCGGCTGACCCTTCTGTTTCATGTTTTGAAGCGTTTTGA includes these proteins:
- a CDS encoding SOS response-associated peptidase produces the protein MCGRFTLKTPVADWLESLFPSESFRKLIDTSRVTGWAPRYNIAPTQSILILREQGNGSYCIEPMRWGLVPAWAESLQSAYSMFNARSETLLEKSSFKNLVQTNRCTILADGYYEWQATESKQKTPYWIHAPEEKPFGMAGLWTTNHRIHPERDVSSATVITVPANDDTRRVHDRMPAMQWTGEEVMAWLADRGKVLGETDLHDSLAPAPSGSLHCRRVSREVNRVQVDLPGLVLPEEGLFET
- a CDS encoding ExbD/TolR family protein, which gives rise to MPISIRKGKALESLNLTPLIDVVFLLLIFFLVATRFAQEDRELAVQLPSAANALPMTLEPNELVVHVDRQGIYTVNGKTLNLRELEVVLRQSVADNPIGQVVIIRADKSAEVQTVVYVMDLCTKLCVPKYKIATEPEPEP
- a CDS encoding RNA polymerase sigma factor is translated as MSWNAEREIRSFVEQHGSALVLYARQFCSNPDDALQEALIDLARRMELPDNLLGWMYRVVKNKAMNQARADRRRANHQAVVALAGDSWFEEDPGVSLDAQCVSEWIGELGPLEREIVTAKIWGDLTFEQIAELTDTSTSTAYRYFVKSMERFRERFHSPSGDLR
- a CDS encoding ATP-dependent zinc protease, with the protein product MPPFNLAQSNAGPFAEAADELLVMGWRESVSLPEFGIDKMIAKLDSGAVLSSLHASRIERFRKKGETWIRFLTWSDVFGDQSSYRCEARWLADRTIRSSSGCVEQRPSIETILYIGGFQWPIEVTLCDRSSLECKLLLGRSALAERCLIDCSRQHLYSRP
- a CDS encoding peroxiredoxin family protein; this encodes MSKVQRSNSNSSTLGSVSAVLMGAASVLFTGSGTVVAQESGAKAAVQPGAEAIPKVGEKATDYQWTELSGQELSLAELQKKGPVVIALLRGYPGYQCPACTKQVGDLVSHSKEFESRGASVVLVYPGAVKDLKSKGKEFLGKTELPGHFHFVLDQDYGFTSRYGLRWEAEAETSYPSTLVIGKDGKVLYSKISRTHGGRAEAKEVLAAIPQ
- the panB gene encoding 3-methyl-2-oxobutanoate hydroxymethyltransferase, which encodes MDSPASRVTVKTLQNMKQKGQPITMLTAYDFPTAQLLDESGIDCILVGDSLGMVVQGKTTTVPVTVEEMIYHGEMVTRATRRAMVIVDLPFPVGQLGVTHTVSVAAEIMKKTQCHGVKMEGGHQQSDSIRAMVDAGIPTIAHIGLRPQSVHALGGYRVQRNGEQLLADAKAAVDAGAFAVLIECVPADLAEQVTQSIAIPTIGIGAGKGCDGQVLVTNDMLGWNSGYVPKFVRQFADLRSQATRAVERYREEVKQRTFPGPDESMK
- the greA gene encoding transcription elongation factor GreA, coding for MTEFVSMTRDGYNRIKAEIERLETVEMPLIAEKIADARAEGDLKENAEYHAQRENQGMLQAKINALKSKLSRAHIVDTSALPKDQVAFGATVKLKDSWGDEEVYTLVGAGDEDYENGKILSSSPFGVALMGKKVGETVEIQAPRGTLKYEVLSIAFEE
- the dgt gene encoding dGTP triphosphohydrolase, producing MNRTTVHASHTMMSWQHRERLLLAPYAMFSAQSAGREFPEEVHPYRSPFQRDRDRVLHSAAFRRLSGKMQVFTGDMGDYHRTRLTHTNEVSSLARTIGRSLQLNEDLIEAMALLHDIGHPPFGHCGEDALDECTHSVGGFSHNRFALELVTKVEQRYTEYSGLNLTREVLAGQEFRSDKDSGRAPMLEMQVVDAADSMAYDAHDVDDAIKLGLLSWEQLSGLSLVQRAKQIAPIEDAAPEWKRQMLVHALLDVQMRDFLTNSLETLHDVRNLDTTGVQDLGIRLSMSSEFESDKEELEEFLFDHVYRHPKLTEIRQRAATRIHQLFRLLKSHPDRLPIRFQAWVTTWGLERTIATYVAGMTDRFCDDQYLHLVEMGRPRGADWS
- a CDS encoding ATP-dependent Clp protease adaptor ClpS, coding for MAASDSAVAEPIVRPIAKKPAPKRPPRYNVILWDDPIHTYDYVIEMMQRLFHHSAIEALKIAEEVDMKGRAVCYTTSKEVAELKRDQIQAYGSDPHSSSPNGSMSASIEPTTA
- a CDS encoding gamma-butyrobetaine hydroxylase-like domain-containing protein, whose protein sequence is MHRPKSLKLSPRRSLEIEWDDGAVLDYPFRHLRDACPCATCKEKKRASDGKPANPLAILAPSETVPLSVAEVRPVGNYAYNIGFSDGHSSGLFTIEYLRQIGKPMPPP
- a CDS encoding prenyltransferase/squalene oxidase repeat-containing protein — translated: MSSRSANNPTSLLLLDTAYFLLGGLVLYLVLTLLPFDDPNPLRNAWTYILGVPTALIGLSMLTHVLSNEIVERSLQIGLLASVALHLALLLSARHWILFSGWGSPDSMVQQTTVRNQVQRTPVTYEPTPPSEPADRPDYLKPIPLEPPPLEPVPAEKQQTVEHAEVSLAVPQEAPESRIAERTFSVERKRESAAEPTLASQARDWERPENIPQSTLNTETIEVPELRPIEPLTEQIVAPKQIETSPTQISGATPLAPAPDPTSIENRTPSIAKPPTLSPRSSQSVEREISESMQRLETTEVLQSSPVRMGTNASTPLASSVPVPDVPSPSSPPIGPIDATAPRDTGLRSPRANRPGGETAVSPAPGLPLDAPPQPASSSDLARRSQPPLAGLQAPAFRISELPSLVPAGDSSLPWKRPDPGGPRIAASSVPVPTPAFSQRIQRIRERETQASQSLGPLAPQTELAIERGLEFLAEHQRTDGSWHLEDFDQPVRMRSTTAATALSLLAFQGAGYTHRQFKYERVCKGAIDSLLAGQQPNGDLYRREDEVSDANAWLYSHAMASLALCEAYGMTQDESIRSGAQAAIDFLVESQDPDGGGWRYTPKIGSDTSVTGWVMMAFQSAELAGLSVPKEAYQGIERWLENSQMREAPYLYRYNWQANTPSTQHGRIPTPAMTSVGLLMRLYTGWKRDHPNMRRGTDWLLRFLPAEGTPSNPSRDTYYWYYATQVMFHAGGEKWKAWYRDLYPMLIRTQMQDGEWSGSWEPLGPIPDAWGEYGGRLYVTTLNLLSLEVYYRHLPLYDATAE